Proteins co-encoded in one Bacillus infantis NRRL B-14911 genomic window:
- the sigE gene encoding RNA polymerase sporulation sigma factor SigE translates to MKNLKFRLSYYWYKLLIKLGLKTDEIFYIGGSEALPPPLSKEEEEVLLIKLPKGDKAARSMLIERNLRLVVYIARKFENTGINIEDLISIGTIGLIKAVNTFNPEKKIKLATYASRCIENEILMYLRRNNKIRSEVSFDEPLNIDWDGNELLLSDVLGTEEDIITKDLEANVDKKLLLKALHQLTDREKQIMELRFGLGSGEEKTQKDVADMLGISQSYISRLEKRIIKRLKKEFNKMV, encoded by the coding sequence ATGAAAAATTTGAAGTTTCGCCTATCCTATTACTGGTATAAACTGCTGATCAAACTTGGGCTCAAGACTGATGAAATATTCTATATAGGCGGCAGCGAGGCTCTCCCTCCCCCTCTTTCAAAAGAAGAAGAAGAAGTTCTTCTGATTAAGCTCCCCAAAGGCGATAAAGCTGCAAGATCAATGCTGATCGAAAGAAATCTCCGCCTCGTCGTATACATTGCCCGGAAGTTTGAAAATACGGGCATCAATATTGAAGACCTGATCAGCATCGGGACAATCGGGCTCATCAAAGCGGTCAACACTTTTAATCCGGAAAAGAAAATCAAGCTTGCCACTTATGCATCCAGGTGTATTGAAAACGAAATACTGATGTACCTGAGGCGGAACAATAAAATCAGGTCGGAGGTTTCCTTCGATGAGCCTCTGAATATTGACTGGGATGGGAATGAGCTCCTTTTGTCCGATGTGCTGGGAACCGAAGAAGACATTATTACTAAGGACCTGGAGGCGAATGTAGATAAGAAGCTTCTGCTGAAGGCCCTTCACCAGCTCACTGACAGAGAGAAGCAGATCATGGAGCTCCGTTTCGGCCTCGGCTCTGGCGAGGAAAAAACACAGAAAGATGTGGCTGACATGCTTGGCATTTCACAGTCTTACATATCAAGGCTAGAAAAGAGAATCATCAAAAGATTGAAAAAGGAATTCAACAAGATGGTTTAA
- the sigG gene encoding RNA polymerase sporulation sigma factor SigG, producing the protein MTRNKVEICGVDTSKLPVLKNEEMRKLFKQMHEGDTYARECLVNGNLRLVLSVIQRFNNRGEFVDDLFQVGCIGLMKSIDNFDLSQNVKFSTYAVPMIIGEIRRYLRDNNPIRVSRSLRDIAYKALQVRERLMSETSKEPTAEEIARVLEVPHEEIVFALDAIQDPVSLFEPIYNDGGDPIFVMDQLSDERNKDIQWIEEIALKEGMRRLNEREKLILRKRFFQGKTQMEVAEEIGISQAQVSRLEKAAIKQMNKNIQS; encoded by the coding sequence TTGACTCGAAATAAAGTAGAAATTTGCGGTGTTGATACATCAAAGCTTCCCGTTTTGAAAAACGAAGAAATGAGAAAACTCTTCAAGCAAATGCATGAAGGTGATACATATGCCCGGGAGTGCCTAGTCAATGGCAACCTTCGGCTGGTACTGAGTGTCATCCAGCGCTTTAACAACAGAGGCGAATTTGTAGATGATCTCTTCCAGGTGGGATGTATCGGCCTGATGAAATCTATTGATAATTTTGATTTAAGCCAGAATGTAAAGTTCTCCACTTATGCTGTTCCGATGATCATTGGTGAGATCAGAAGGTATTTGAGGGATAATAATCCTATCAGGGTATCAAGGTCATTAAGAGATATAGCCTACAAAGCTTTGCAGGTCAGGGAACGCCTGATGAGTGAAACGTCAAAGGAACCAACGGCTGAGGAAATAGCCAGGGTCCTTGAAGTGCCCCATGAAGAAATCGTGTTTGCACTTGATGCGATACAGGATCCGGTCTCATTATTCGAGCCCATCTATAACGATGGAGGCGATCCGATATTTGTCATGGACCAGCTGAGCGACGAGCGCAATAAAGATATTCAATGGATTGAAGAAATTGCCCTCAAAGAAGGCATGCGCAGGCTTAACGAAAGAGAAAAGCTCATATTGAGAAAGCGCTTTTTCCAAGGCAAAACGCAAATGGAAGTAGCCGAAGAAATCGGCATCTCCCAAGCCCAGGTCTCCCGCCTTGAAAAAGCCGCCATCAAGCAAATGAACAAAAATATCCAAAGCTGA
- a CDS encoding YlmC/YmxH family sporulation protein, whose protein sequence is MVKISEFQVKDVVNVADGKKLGSIGDIDINLMSGKIEAVIISGAGKVLGFFGKDEDIIIPWKNILKIGEDVILVRYKISEELKQVEEDA, encoded by the coding sequence ATGGTTAAGATATCAGAATTCCAGGTCAAGGACGTAGTAAATGTGGCCGACGGCAAAAAACTTGGAAGCATCGGGGATATTGACATCAATCTGATGAGCGGAAAAATTGAAGCCGTCATCATCAGCGGAGCAGGAAAAGTCCTCGGATTCTTTGGAAAAGATGAGGATATCATCATTCCGTGGAAAAATATTTTAAAAATCGGCGAGGACGTCATTCTTGTTCGCTATAAAATCTCAGAAGAACTCAAACAGGTGGAAGAGGATGCGTAA
- the pgeF gene encoding peptidoglycan editing factor PgeF — protein MEPFVLKESKFFSIEDWTEKFPGLAAGFSTKNGGNSNGDYSSLNLGLHVNDSVQAVCGNREIFSESIGFPLPAWTGAEQTHETFIRKVSKEDAGTGSLDYGQAFRRTDGFFTLEQGLLLTLCFADCVPLYFTHPDSGAIGAAHAGWKGTVGGIAGNMAGVFKNEGIDPGEILAAIGPSICEKCYIVDGRVVNLVKNRLEDVDKKPYNQVKENQYQLDLKEVNKQLLMKSGIREENIIVSGYCTSCHEEYFFSHRRDGGKTGRMMSYIGWKEADCS, from the coding sequence ATGGAGCCATTTGTACTAAAGGAAAGCAAGTTTTTTTCCATTGAAGACTGGACGGAAAAGTTTCCGGGCCTTGCTGCAGGTTTTTCCACGAAAAATGGAGGGAATAGCAATGGAGACTACAGCAGCCTCAACCTTGGCCTTCATGTAAATGATTCTGTCCAGGCGGTATGCGGCAACAGGGAAATTTTCTCTGAGTCAATAGGCTTTCCATTGCCAGCATGGACGGGGGCAGAGCAGACCCATGAAACCTTTATACGGAAAGTATCAAAGGAAGATGCAGGAACAGGATCTTTGGATTATGGCCAGGCATTCAGGAGGACTGATGGCTTTTTCACACTTGAGCAGGGCCTGCTTTTAACTCTATGCTTTGCTGACTGTGTCCCACTTTATTTCACACATCCTGATTCAGGGGCTATAGGGGCCGCACATGCCGGCTGGAAAGGGACTGTCGGCGGGATTGCCGGAAATATGGCCGGTGTCTTTAAGAATGAAGGAATCGATCCGGGGGAAATTTTGGCGGCAATCGGGCCTTCCATTTGCGAAAAATGTTATATTGTCGACGGCAGAGTTGTCAATTTAGTGAAAAATAGACTAGAAGATGTCGATAAAAAACCATATAATCAAGTAAAAGAGAATCAATACCAGCTTGATCTGAAAGAAGTGAACAAACAGCTTCTCATGAAATCAGGCATCCGGGAAGAGAATATAATTGTATCCGGCTATTGCACCAGCTGCCATGAGGAATACTTTTTTTCCCATCGCAGGGATGGGGGGAAGACTGGCAGGATGATGAGCTACATAGGCTGGAAGGAGGCTGACTGCAGCTAG
- a CDS encoding YggS family pyridoxal phosphate-dependent enzyme produces the protein MKVEENLKSIQEKIDEACKRSGRNPGEVTIIAVTKYVSTERAKEAVSAGIGNLGENRDDGMLAKHEEIGHAAKWHFIGSLQTRKVKNIIGIADYIHSLDRLSLAKEIDKRAEETVQCLIQVNASGEESKQGLSPEEVIPFVKDLEAYPYISAAGLMTMAPLTDDEEVLRHCFRTLKTLQKNIQDLNLAHAPCRELSMGMSNDFGIAVEEGATMVRIGTALVGE, from the coding sequence ATGAAGGTAGAGGAAAATCTTAAGAGCATCCAAGAAAAAATAGATGAAGCCTGTAAAAGGTCAGGGAGAAATCCCGGCGAAGTGACCATAATCGCTGTAACAAAATATGTTTCCACGGAAAGGGCAAAAGAGGCGGTGTCTGCGGGAATCGGCAATTTGGGCGAAAACCGGGATGATGGTATGCTTGCCAAGCATGAAGAAATCGGCCATGCTGCCAAATGGCATTTCATCGGATCGCTGCAGACCAGGAAAGTCAAGAATATAATCGGCATTGCCGATTATATCCACTCACTGGACAGGCTTTCACTGGCGAAGGAAATAGACAAGCGGGCAGAAGAAACAGTCCAATGCCTGATACAGGTCAATGCTTCCGGTGAAGAGTCAAAACAGGGGCTTTCTCCTGAGGAAGTGATTCCGTTTGTAAAAGACCTGGAGGCTTATCCTTACATTTCTGCTGCAGGGCTGATGACGATGGCCCCTTTGACGGACGATGAGGAAGTATTGCGGCATTGTTTCCGGACACTGAAAACTCTGCAGAAGAATATCCAGGATTTAAACCTTGCTCATGCGCCTTGCAGGGAACTTTCCATGGGCATGTCCAATGACTTTGGAATTGCAGTGGAAGAAGGGGCCACCATGGTCCGGATCGGAACTGCTCTTGTCGGAGAATAA
- a CDS encoding cell division protein SepF — MSIKSKIKTFFFLDDEYDYKEEEIIEEEIEPVRPQKQPASPKQNVVSLQSVQKSSKVVLVEPRVYAEAQDIADQLKNRRAVVVNLQRIERDQAKRIVDFLSGTVYAIGGDIQKIGTDIFLCTPDNVEVSGNISQIMQEHDLENARW, encoded by the coding sequence ATGAGCATTAAATCAAAAATAAAAACATTTTTTTTCCTTGATGATGAATATGACTATAAAGAAGAGGAAATCATCGAAGAAGAAATCGAACCTGTCAGGCCTCAAAAACAGCCTGCTTCTCCAAAGCAGAATGTGGTCAGCCTGCAAAGTGTCCAGAAGTCTTCAAAGGTTGTGCTTGTTGAACCCAGGGTATATGCCGAAGCCCAGGATATTGCAGACCAGCTTAAAAACCGCCGGGCTGTGGTAGTTAATCTGCAGCGCATCGAAAGGGACCAGGCAAAAAGGATTGTCGATTTTTTGAGCGGCACGGTATATGCCATAGGCGGCGACATCCAGAAAATTGGAACAGATATCTTTTTATGCACTCCAGATAATGTGGAGGTGTCAGGGAATATTTCCCAAATCATGCAGGAGCATGATCTAGAAAATGCGAGGTGGTAG
- a CDS encoding YggT family protein, whose protein sequence is MATVVGILSQIISLYSWALIIYILLSWFPNARESSIGQFLARICEPYLEPFRRFIPPLGMIDISPIVAIFVLRFATSGLYQLYYWVA, encoded by the coding sequence ATGGCAACAGTAGTAGGTATTTTAAGTCAAATAATTTCGTTATATTCCTGGGCATTGATTATTTACATATTGCTGTCCTGGTTTCCAAATGCAAGAGAATCGTCCATTGGCCAGTTTTTAGCCCGTATATGCGAGCCATATCTGGAACCATTCCGCAGGTTCATACCGCCGCTGGGGATGATTGATATCTCGCCGATCGTGGCGATTTTTGTCCTGCGGTTTGCCACCAGTGGACTATATCAGCTCTATTATTGGGTTGCATAG
- a CDS encoding YlmH family RNA-binding protein: MSIYQHFRPEEKEFIDQSLGWKDYVETSYAPKLTDFLDPREQQIVKMIVGEHSGVKLRLFGGTEGTERKRALLYPKYFTPDEEEFSITLFEINYPSKFVSIEHPQILGSLMALGLKRGKFGDITVQDERAQFFVSREIEDYVSMQLESIGKASVTLKKLPLEKAITAAGAWEESSASVSSLRLDAVISAIYNISRQKSQLFVQQGLVKVNWGQVEDPSFVCGEADVLSVRGKGRSKIIEVEGKTKKDKWRIITGKQK; encoded by the coding sequence ATGTCTATTTATCAGCATTTTCGGCCTGAGGAGAAAGAATTCATCGACCAGTCTCTGGGCTGGAAGGACTATGTTGAAACATCCTATGCACCTAAATTGACTGACTTCCTTGATCCGAGAGAGCAGCAGATTGTAAAAATGATTGTCGGGGAGCATTCCGGCGTGAAGCTTCGCTTATTCGGGGGAACTGAGGGTACAGAGCGGAAAAGGGCCCTTCTATATCCTAAATATTTTACCCCTGATGAAGAAGAATTCTCTATCACGCTCTTTGAAATAAATTATCCCAGCAAATTTGTTTCAATCGAACACCCTCAAATACTTGGCAGCCTTATGGCTCTTGGCTTGAAGAGGGGGAAATTCGGGGATATCACTGTCCAGGATGAAAGGGCGCAGTTTTTTGTCTCCCGCGAAATTGAAGACTATGTAAGCATGCAGCTGGAATCGATCGGCAAAGCTTCCGTCACTCTGAAAAAATTGCCGCTGGAGAAAGCGATCACTGCAGCAGGTGCATGGGAGGAATCGTCAGCTTCTGTTTCCTCGCTGAGACTGGATGCCGTCATTTCGGCCATATACAATATTTCCAGGCAAAAATCACAGCTCTTTGTCCAGCAGGGTCTTGTAAAAGTTAATTGGGGACAAGTAGAGGATCCTTCTTTTGTTTGCGGGGAAGCTGATGTTCTTTCTGTAAGGGGAAAAGGCCGATCTAAAATCATAGAAGTAGAAGGAAAGACAAAGAAAGATAAATGGAGAATCATTACGGGAAAGCAAAAATAA
- a CDS encoding DivIVA domain-containing protein — MPLTPLDIHNKEFSKGFRGYDEDEVNEFLDQIIKDYEILIREKKELSERLTDLNDRIGHFTNIEETLNKSIVVAQEAAEEVRRNAQKEAKLIIKEAEKNADRIVNESLSKARKIALEIEDLKKQSKVFRTRFRMLIEAQLDMLNTEDWDHLLQYELDSTDLKSTEEEDSLA; from the coding sequence ATGCCTTTAACACCATTAGATATACATAACAAGGAGTTCAGCAAAGGCTTCAGAGGCTATGACGAAGATGAAGTAAACGAATTTCTTGACCAGATCATCAAGGATTACGAAATACTGATCAGGGAGAAAAAGGAGCTTTCCGAAAGGCTTACAGATCTGAATGACCGGATCGGGCATTTCACCAATATTGAGGAAACGCTGAACAAATCCATCGTCGTTGCACAGGAAGCCGCTGAAGAAGTCAGGCGCAATGCACAGAAGGAAGCCAAGCTGATCATCAAGGAAGCGGAGAAGAATGCCGACCGCATTGTGAATGAATCCTTATCAAAAGCAAGGAAGATTGCCCTGGAGATCGAGGATTTGAAGAAGCAGTCAAAGGTCTTCAGAACACGGTTCAGGATGCTGATCGAAGCACAGCTGGATATGCTCAATACAGAGGACTGGGACCATCTCCTTCAGTATGAGCTCGATTCAACGGATCTGAAATCAACTGAGGAAGAAGACTCACTGGCTTGA